GTGAGGAAGGGAAAATGGAATTAAGAAGGGTATTAACTGATTTTGCTAGAGTAATAAACTCAGATAGATATCAGTACACAGAAAGTGATATATTTGTTGCTGAAAATAGTCACGAGAGAGAGGCTATTTTTGATATGTATTTTAGAAAAACAGAGGATAATGGTTTAGCTGTAGTTTCTGGAATATATGAAGTAGTTGAATTAGTAAAAATTCTTAATGAAACTAGTGAAGAGGAAAAAAGAAAATATTTCTCAGAAATTATTCAAGAGGAACATTTAGTAGATTATCTTTCAAAAATGAAATTCACAGGAGATATTTTTGCCATGAGAGAGGGAGAGATAGCTTATGCTAACGAACCAGTAATAACTGTAAAAGCTCCACTTATTCAAGCAAAAATATTAGAAACTCCTATTTTAAATATAATGAATATGCAAATGGCAATAGCTACAAAAGCTTCAAGAGTTACAAGAGCTGCTCACCCAATAGCAGTTTCATCTTTTGGAAGTAGAAGAGCTCACGGATTTGACAGTGCTGTTGCAGGAACAAAAGCATCTGTAATCGGTGGTTGCATGTCACATTCAAATTTAGTGACAGAATATAAATATGGAGTTCCAAGTGTTGGTACAATGGCACACTCTTATATCCAAACTTTTGGTGTTGGAAAAAAAGCAGAAAAAGAAGCCTTTGACACTTTTATAAAACATAGAAGAAATAGAAAAGCAAATACATTGATACTTTTAATAGATACTTACAATACTTTAAAAATGGGAATAAAAAATGCAATAGAAGCATTTAAAGAAAATGGAATAGATGACAATTATCCGGGAGTTTATGGAGTAAGAATAGATTCAGGTGACTTAGCCTATATTTCTAAAAAATGTAGACAAGAGCTTGATGAAGCTGGACTTACAAAAGCAAAAATATTTTTAACAAATGGACTTAATGAAGATCTAATAAAATCTTTGAAAGAACAAAAAGCCTCTGTTGATATTTTTGGTGTAGGAGATGCAATTGCAGTAAGTAAATCTAATCCTTGTTTTGGTGGAGTTTACAAAATTGTAGAGATTGATGAAAAACCTGTTATAAAACTGTCTGAAGATTTGATAAAAATATCAAACCCAGGATTTAAAGAGGTTTATAGAATTTATGATAAAAATGATTTTGCATATGTAGATATTATCACTTTAGCTAGAGAGAAAGATCAAGATAAAGAAAGTATATTAGCTGGAAAAACTTTTGAAACAAGAGATGAGCAAGACCCATTAAAACATAGTGTTTTAAAAGAGGGAGAGTATACTTATAAAAAAATAACTAGAACTTATGTAAAAGATGGAAAAATAACAGATGAATATGAAGTTCTTGCTGATGTAGTAGGTTCAAGAAACTATTATTTAGAAAGTTTAGGAAGAATATCTGAAGAGAGAAAAAGACTAGAGTTCCCTCACAAATATAAAGTAAATCTTTCAAAAGATTTAAGAGAGTTAAAAGTAAACTTAATAGAAAGTATATCAAAAGAAATTAATGAATAAACAAGGAGAAAAACAATTATGGAAATGTTAAAAAAAATGATATTAGAAAAAGGAAAAGTTTCAAATTCTGCTTTATTAAAAGTTGATAGCTTTCTAAATCATCAAATTGATCCTAATCTAATGTATGCAATGGGAGAAGAATTTAAAAAAATCTTTGGAGATTTAGGAGTAAATAAAGTTCTAACAATAGAAGCTTCAGGAATTGCAATCGGTGTAACAACAGCTCACGCATTCCAAGTTCCATTAGTTTTTGCTAAAAAAAATAAACCTGCAACAATGGAAGATAGCTATAATACAGTAGTTCGTTCTTTTACTAAAAATAAAGATTATAATATAACTGTTGCTAAAGAATTTTTAAATAAAGGGGACAAAGTTTTAGTTGTAGATGACTTCTTAGCTATGGGAAATGCTATTTTAGGTCTTAAAAAAATAGTTGAAGATGCTGGAGCTGAGGTTGTAGGTGTTGGAATTGCAGTAGAAAAAGGATTCCAAGACGGAGCTAAAATATTAAGAGATGCTGGAATTAATCTTCACTCTTTAGCAATCATAGATAATTTAGATAACAATACAATAACATTAAGATAAAAATAAAAAAAGTTGTTACAGATTTTGTAGCAACTTTTTTTATTACTTAAATGTTTCCATTCTGTTTTTTCTTCCTCATTAAAATCTAAGTCAAAAATAACATTTATCACTAAAGATATTTTTTCTAAGGTAATTGAAAATATTGTTAAATTACTTAGAGTTGTATAATCTCTATACTCATAAACTTTCCTTATGAACTATTTTTCTTACAATATGGTTATACAAAAGTAAAATTACTTTTTTTGTGAGAGATTACCTTTTTTTATTAATTTATAAGGTAATATAAAATCATAAAAATTATAATAAAAAAATAGTACTTTAGATATTTTGTGGATTTTTTTGATGTTTAAAATATGTTCTGGCAAATTTTTTGACAAATATATAAAATAAGGCTATACTTATATCAATATAATATGAAGTATAAATAAAAAAATATAGAAGAATGTTTTTATATAAAGCGAGGAGATATTTTATGAAAATAGTAGAAGTTTTCTTTAAAACAGAAAGAAAATTCAATAATAAAGATGCTGAAAAATTAAGAGGATTTATGGGGAATTATTTTAGAAATATTTTAGAATTTCATAATCATTTAGATGAGATAACTTTTAATTATCATAGTTCTGTTATACAATATCGTACAGTGAATGGAGAGTTATCGATTTGGGGAATAAATAAAGGTGCTGATCTTCTTTTAGAAAATTGTCAGGAGATAAACCTTATAGATATTAATGGAGAAAAAATTGAGGTCACTCTAGAGATAAAAATATCTTTTCCTAAAATAGAGATAAAAGATGAACTTATTTATAAATATAAATTTGAAACTCCTTGGTTTGCTTTAAATTCAGAAAATTATAAAAAATATTTAAAAGGGGAGCTTTCATTAGATAGACAGCTTACAAATAATATTTTAGAGTTTTTAAAACTATCAGAGATTTGGATTGATAAACAGCTTATAGTTAAAGGAGAATTTAAACAAGAAACACTTTATCAAAAAGATACAAAAATAATTTGTTTTTATGGGGAATTTTATACTAATGTTAATATTCCAAGCAACATTTCTTTGGGAAAAAGAAAAAGTATTGGTCTTGGAAGAGTAAAAAAATTAAAAGTTTTTTAAGTTGAAAATAAGAATAAATTACGAGAAGTTTAAATTTTTATAGTTAAAATTGATATGTAAAACAAATGTTTCAGTAATAATATTTTTACAATAGAAAATTACCTTTCCACCAGAAAAGTTAATATATTTTTAATTTAATCTTCCTTGGATTTACGATTAAACTATGCTATAATTAAACAAAGAACAAAATGTTAAAGGAGTATAACTATGGAAATGATGATAAAAGATATATTTCAAAAAGACATTACAAGAAAGATAAATGGAGTTGTAAAGGCTGAGCAAAACAAGGAAGATGTAATTCTTACAGAGATCAGTGAATATGTAGTTACGTCAGAATTAAAAAAATATTTTAATAAATTTTTTGATAGATATGTTGAATCTTTAAATAATCCTACTGAAGATGTTGGAGTATGGATTTCAGGTTTTTATGGATCAGGGAAATCACATTTTTTAAAGATGATAGGAAATATTTTAAGAAATGAAGAATATTCTGGGAAAAAAGTTTGTGAATTTTTTAAGGAAAAGATAGATGATCCAATTCTTCAAGGAAATTTTGAAAGAGCCTCATCTGTTCCAACAGATGTGATACTTTTTAATATTGATAATGTGAGTGATCAAGATTCACATCAAAATAAAGATAGTATAGCTGTTGCTTTTATGAAAAATTTTAATGGACATTTTGGATTTTCAAAAAATAATCTTAAGATAGCAGAATTTGAAAGAAAAATTTGGGAAGACGGAAAGCTAGAAGATTTTAAGAAAACCATTGAAGAGATATCTAGTAAAAGTTGGAAAGATATACAAAGAATCCTTGATTTTCATCAAGATGATTTTATAGATGCTGTTGAAGAATTAGGTATAATGAGTGGAAAAGAAGCTGAAAGATGGATAGAAAAAGATGATAAGATATTAGTTAGTCCAGAAAGTTTTGCTGATGAAGTGGAACACTATTTAAAACTTAAAGAACCAAATCACAGAATAGTATTTTTGGTTGATGAAATTGGACAATATATAGGAGATAATTCTAATCTTATGTTAAATCTTCAAACTCTTGTAGAAATTTTAGGTTTAAGATTTAAAGGAAGAGTATGGGTTGGAGTTACATCACAACAAGATTTGGGAAGTATAGTTTCGACAGAAGGTCATAGAAGAAACGACTTTTCTAAAATTCAAGATAGATTTAAAACAATGCTTTCTTTATCAAGTGGAAATATTGATGAAGTTATTAAAAAAAGAATTCTTAAGAAAAAAGAAATAGAT
The Fusobacterium perfoetens DNA segment above includes these coding regions:
- a CDS encoding nicotinate phosphoribosyltransferase, giving the protein MELRRVLTDFARVINSDRYQYTESDIFVAENSHEREAIFDMYFRKTEDNGLAVVSGIYEVVELVKILNETSEEEKRKYFSEIIQEEHLVDYLSKMKFTGDIFAMREGEIAYANEPVITVKAPLIQAKILETPILNIMNMQMAIATKASRVTRAAHPIAVSSFGSRRAHGFDSAVAGTKASVIGGCMSHSNLVTEYKYGVPSVGTMAHSYIQTFGVGKKAEKEAFDTFIKHRRNRKANTLILLIDTYNTLKMGIKNAIEAFKENGIDDNYPGVYGVRIDSGDLAYISKKCRQELDEAGLTKAKIFLTNGLNEDLIKSLKEQKASVDIFGVGDAIAVSKSNPCFGGVYKIVEIDEKPVIKLSEDLIKISNPGFKEVYRIYDKNDFAYVDIITLAREKDQDKESILAGKTFETRDEQDPLKHSVLKEGEYTYKKITRTYVKDGKITDEYEVLADVVGSRNYYLESLGRISEERKRLEFPHKYKVNLSKDLRELKVNLIESISKEINE
- a CDS encoding xanthine phosphoribosyltransferase, which codes for MEMLKKMILEKGKVSNSALLKVDSFLNHQIDPNLMYAMGEEFKKIFGDLGVNKVLTIEASGIAIGVTTAHAFQVPLVFAKKNKPATMEDSYNTVVRSFTKNKDYNITVAKEFLNKGDKVLVVDDFLAMGNAILGLKKIVEDAGAEVVGVGIAVEKGFQDGAKILRDAGINLHSLAIIDNLDNNTITLR
- a CDS encoding CRISPR-associated endonuclease Cas6, with amino-acid sequence MKIVEVFFKTERKFNNKDAEKLRGFMGNYFRNILEFHNHLDEITFNYHSSVIQYRTVNGELSIWGINKGADLLLENCQEINLIDINGEKIEVTLEIKISFPKIEIKDELIYKYKFETPWFALNSENYKKYLKGELSLDRQLTNNILEFLKLSEIWIDKQLIVKGEFKQETLYQKDTKIICFYGEFYTNVNIPSNISLGKRKSIGLGRVKKLKVF